In Engraulis encrasicolus isolate BLACKSEA-1 chromosome 2, IST_EnEncr_1.0, whole genome shotgun sequence, the sequence TCCTCCTGCCTTTTCTTCATTGGCCACAAGTCCACCACTTGGTCCTATGGATGTCTCAGAGTATGAAGCACTGTTCCATTctgctagccaggctgcgccctcctagtgacgcaacagaaCACCTTCGGCGGCGGATTCAAATCGtatcgcgattgcaagtctatgatagtCAGGCAACCATTCTGCTGCCTCACACCACACCGTTGTCCTTGGCTTTGCTTTTGGCTGGGCTGCCCTCCACTCCCAGATCCACATCCAGGAAGTCCACAGGGATGTCTTTGGATCTCTGCGAggggctgctgctactgctgctgctgctacttctgTCTCCTTCGTTGCCACTGCACCTGCCCCTGCAGAGTCCCAGCTTGACAGGCCTCATCAGGCCCAGGAAGAGGGCCCCCAGGCCCATGCCCACCGCACACGAGTAGAAGGCAGAGCCGTAGTTATGCGTCTCGTCCACCAGGAAACCTACGGCcataaaacagacagacagacagaacatttGAGAGGGGAGCAAACTTAAAAAGCAGTTcttctaaatcagtggttctcaaccttttttgaacaaatgcccccttggcctcatcacaaccctcccaacgcccccttgacctcatcataagcctgacaacgcccctcttagtatatatatataaaaaaaggatTCATgttccccaatggcaactaagcacagccccctttcagctgtagcCTTCTctacgcccccctagagctcctcaACGCCGCCTAGGGGGttgtaccgcccccattgagaaacactatcctaAATAATAGTTCTTATTTGATAATCtaaatattatattacattacatcagacttatctgacacttttatccaaagctgtttacagatattacagggccttggctacagtccctggatcaatgtggggttagctgatgagcacttcagccatggaaggaggaagggattggtaagggtggggattgaacctgcaactctgtgatctacaGTTCAACTCTCAAACCATTAATCCATAGCTGCCCCATTACACACACCCTGCCCCATTAACAGCCTGTCTGAAAACAGAAGACAACCAATCTTCACTGAAAGGCAACTAACTGATCACCCTGAATTAAGTAAACATATCACCAGAACACTACCTGCTGTTCCTTTTATGGCTGTTTAAGTTTACATACGTTAAGCACAATTACATTTAAGCCGTCAAAAAGCTTTTCCAAAATCCATGTTTCCAGCTAACTTACCTCCCAGAGGCGGTCCGGCCAGCCCGGCAAAGCTCTGGATGCAGACGTACACTCCGACGGCCGAGGGCATGCGTTCGATTCCCAGCACGTCGTCCTCCGCCAGCATGGGGATATGGGTGGAGCAGACAGTTCCCAGCAGGAACCCGTAGAGGGCGCAGCACACCGCCAGCCCCCAGAACTCCGTCACCAGGGTGAAggccaccaacaccacacacagcagcagcaccaagaCCAGCAGCACGGTGACCTTGCGCAGGACGGGAGCCAGGCGCACCAGCAGCCAGCCCACCGACAGGCGGCCCAGGATCTCGGCCACGGCCATGGTGGAGAGCATGGCGGGCGCGGCCTCGCGGGACACGCCGCAGCTCACACTCAGCTCCATCACGTAGAGCTGCGGCGCGAAGAAGCCCAGCGTGGCGAACAGGCCGAAGAGCGAATAGCAGACGAAGCCGCCATCGCGAAGCACCGAGAAGTCTAACAGCTTGGGgctgggtgtggtggtggagggagatgcaacagtggtggtggtgctggtgggctTGGAtgattccaagatggccgccttgTTCCCTTCATGTCCCTCATCACCCTTGGCCTTGGTCAAGCAGGCCTGCTGCTCCTCCTGAGCGAGGCTCTTCTTGTCAGCTGAGGAGGGCTTTGTTGTACCCGCTGCAGCCACTTCCTGTGGGCCTGTGTTGTTGAGCTGGGTGCGCGAGGCGGAGAGTGACTGCACTCCCGAGTCCACGGAGCCCAGTGAGGTGCATGTGAACTCATTCTCCTCCGTATACTTGCTCAGAGGGCCCTTCAGAGGGGAGGAGCTGGACGAGCTGTCGCTACTGGTGTCTTTGGGATTAATGATGATTGGACGAAGCAGGGCCCCACAGCCAATCACGCTGGCCTGCAGCACCCCGATGACCACCATGCAGTTACGCCAGCCAATCACTTCCTTTAGAGCAGTGAAGGCTGTCATGGGGCAGTAGAGAGCAATAATGGTGTTTAATTAGTAATGAAAAAACTTTGTTTTTACAGTGGATTCAATGTAATAACCTAAAAGTGTTATGTGCAATATTCAATCAGTTACAAATTGACATCACAGTGATAATCCTGTGGGATTTTCATTACCAGATCGTATTACATTTTACACTTCCCATTTGCCAAAGTGCCCTTACTCTATCATAAAGTACACTTACTCTATCATATTTGATTTTTTTAATATCGGTCGAGCTTAAGTCACCTGGCGCCAGGGCGAAGATGGCCACGCACTCCCCCGAGGAGGCGACGGAGGTGACGATGGAGCGTCGGCGGCTGAAGTACTGCGAgaggatggtgatggtggggaGGAAGGTCAGGCAGTAGCCCAGGCCTGCGGAcaaaacagggagagagggacatgACAGACAACGGCCCCAACGGAGTGGCAGGAGGCACAGAGGACACTCTAGGAGACATTCTGTAGGACACTTTGTAGGCCACTCTGAAGTCCAGGCCATGGATGTGAaaactctctctcttcactgAAGCAGGCCAAACGTGTTGGACAAAGCTGTAAGAAAacggcatttaaaaaaaagacacagaaagacaaaaaagaaagaaagaaaaaaacaaaaaggaaaagagaaaaaaagaagttgCAAAGTTAGGGTTCGTCCATGagaaatggggggagagagagagagagagagagagagagagagagagagagagagagagagagagagagagagagagagagagagaaggtgtaatTCAGGAGGGGGAAGGCTAGCAGTGCCTCATCGGTTTGTGAAAGAGTGCCTGCCTGTCCAGTGGTCTGAAAGGCAAGGGGTTTATTCACAGTCATAATATTGCAAATGATTTCTGAGGTACTTTATCTCAGAAGTGAATGAATAACTTTTACAATGAACTGTTGAGTCAGAAAGACATTTGGCCCAATTTACCCGATATGGTTAAACATTTTTCAACGTTTTCGAAGTCCGAATCGGAATTCTGGAAAAAACTAATCTTAAATTGGCCAGACATTCAAAACAATGAAAAAATTGCATGAGTATGAACCATTTTCTGTTCAGTTTGTGAACAAAAGCACTGCTGGGATTCCCCGACAGGTTGTCTTTGAAAAGTGGGTTAGAGACGTGTCATTGCTCAAACAACAGAACTTTGAAATCGTGGAATTGATAGTGAGTTTGGTAGCATCATAAACGGCAATAATAAACACAATAATATCAATTACAGTACATATTAATCATTTCACCAGTGGAATGGAATATTCTACATAACATATAACACTGCCAAAGAAGCATGCTAGGCTAACCACAGTTTTCT encodes:
- the LOC134462565 gene encoding monocarboxylate transporter 7-like; amino-acid sequence: MMGLVSAVKACMGPNEYAEVPDGGWGWVVAAAFFLVEVFTYGIIKSFGVFLQDLMAEFNESNSRVSWVVSICVFIMAFTAPLSTVLSNRFGFRPVVMVGGFLISLGTISSGFTNSINEMYITIGIVSGLGYCLTFLPTITILSQYFSRRRSIVTSVASSGECVAIFALAPAFTALKEVIGWRNCMVVIGVLQASVIGCGALLRPIIINPKDTSSDSSSSSSPLKGPLSKYTEENEFTCTSLGSVDSGVQSLSASRTQLNNTGPQEVAAAGTTKPSSADKKSLAQEEQQACLTKAKGDEGHEGNKAAILESSKPTSTTTTVASPSTTTPSPKLLDFSVLRDGGFVCYSLFGLFATLGFFAPQLYVMELSVSCGVSREAAPAMLSTMAVAEILGRLSVGWLLVRLAPVLRKVTVLLVLVLLLCVVLVAFTLVTEFWGLAVCCALYGFLLGTVCSTHIPMLAEDDVLGIERMPSAVGVYVCIQSFAGLAGPPLGGFLVDETHNYGSAFYSCAVGMGLGALFLGLMRPVKLGLCRGRCSGNEGDRSSSSSSSSSPSQRSKDIPVDFLDVDLGVEGSPAKSKAKDNGVV